A region from the Triticum urartu cultivar G1812 chromosome 1, Tu2.1, whole genome shotgun sequence genome encodes:
- the LOC125546861 gene encoding uncharacterized protein LOC125546861 has product MCSHSGGRRRCTATPAAPEARSPQPPGSNRRRLGYSGTTGAAIAPAARARRRIWQARVPHLRRLVFLSDQTDDEAPSDWKSRMWTRRIEPEAVGSKRTPSDWMSRMWKRMVKQSATSLNPGKYSVECPRNGKDMKVKDWRFFMWLDKYLDMVEEIWMINVLIMGNASARCVSREIQ; this is encoded by the exons ATGTGCAGCcactccggcgggcggcggcgttgCACGGCGACTCCAGCGGCTCCGGAGGCGCGGAGTCCCCAGCCACCAGGAAGCAACCGCAGGAGGCTCGGCTACTCCGGCACTACAGGCGCCGCTATTGCCCCAGCAGCACGGGCCCGGCGGCGAATCTGGCAAGCACGTGTGCCGCACCTCCGGCGACTAG TGTTCCTGTCCGACCAAACGGATGATGAGGCTCCCTCTGACTGGAAGTCCAGAATGTGGACGAGAAGAATTGAGCCTGAAGCAGTCGGCTCCAAAAGGACTCCCTCTGACTGGATGTCCAGAATGTGGAAGAGAATGGTGAAGCAGTCAGCGACATCTCTGAATCCGGGCAAATATTCAGTGGAATGCCCAAGGAATGGCAAGGATATGAAG GTGAAAGACTGGCGTTTCTTCATGTGGCTGGACAAGTACTTGGACATGGTCGAGGAAATTTGGATGATAAATGTGCTCATCATGGGCAATGCATCTGCTCGCTGCGTGTCACGAGAAATTCAGTGA